ACGGTGCATTCACCACGCCGATGTCGCGCATGAACACGCCAGACTTGAAACCGGTCCCGACCGCCTTCGAAAAAGCCTCTTTGGCAGCAAAACGTTTCGCGAGCGTTGCGGCATAGCCCATCGGCCGCCGCGCCGCCTTGCGCAGCTCGAGTTCGGTAAACACCCGCTTCTCGAACCGCATGCCGAACCGGTCCAGCGAATTCTGGATTCGCTCGATGTTGCACAGGTCAGAGCCGATGCCGATGATCACGGCGCATTTGTCCCGATCTG
The genomic region above belongs to Sphingomonas sp. J315 and contains:
- the acpS gene encoding holo-ACP synthase translates to MIIGIGSDLCNIERIQNSLDRFGMRFEKRVFTELELRKAARRPMGYAATLAKRFAAKEAFSKAVGTGFKSGVFMRDIGVVNAPSGAPTLALTRGAKARLDAMTPPGHVVKVHLTLTDDHPWAQALVVIEALPVSGG